The following proteins come from a genomic window of Pseudomonas putida:
- a CDS encoding glycosyltransferase, with amino-acid sequence MRILWTLPYLPWPTTSGHKTRQYHLLRALAQRGHRITLLVQSKIPLSDAAREALEPLLERLIVLPRRPLHSPLNLLASPIIDYPMRAIINGLAPRLRHRFEQLLDEPWDVIQIEHSYSFQPFEKALQARGLPYMLSEHNLESVMGGACHDRLPLWLRPLNAFDRWRYRRWEHRVLRQPTELVAVCAHDAELIAQISGRPVNVVVNGVDCDFYQQVQPAVHSQRLLFVGNFEYGANLEAIEWALDDIMPKVWMSNPAVRLAIAGHAMPANWKLHWNDPRIEWFGYRPDLRELQRCSALFFAPLRYAGGSKVKILEAMAAGLPVITTDKGVSGLTVNNGEHYLGSDDGDLLALLITQLLNQPWRMSQLSAAGRQFARQRHDWSVAAQQLENVHIRLTQAAPAEAAPLDSAWLGRSAK; translated from the coding sequence ATGCGCATTCTCTGGACACTGCCCTACCTGCCTTGGCCGACCACCAGCGGCCACAAAACCCGGCAATACCATCTGCTGCGCGCACTGGCGCAGCGCGGCCACCGAATCACCCTGCTGGTGCAGTCGAAAATCCCTCTCAGCGATGCAGCACGTGAGGCCCTGGAGCCACTCCTCGAACGCCTGATCGTGCTACCCCGCCGGCCGCTGCACAGTCCACTCAACCTGCTGGCTTCACCCATCATCGACTACCCCATGCGGGCAATCATCAATGGCCTGGCACCTCGCCTGCGGCACCGGTTCGAGCAATTGCTGGACGAGCCTTGGGACGTGATCCAGATCGAGCACAGTTACAGCTTCCAGCCGTTCGAAAAAGCCTTGCAGGCTCGCGGGCTGCCTTACATGCTTAGCGAGCACAATTTGGAGTCGGTAATGGGCGGTGCCTGCCACGACCGCCTGCCGCTATGGTTGCGCCCGCTCAACGCCTTCGACCGCTGGCGCTACCGGCGCTGGGAGCACCGAGTGCTACGCCAGCCCACCGAACTGGTGGCGGTCTGCGCCCACGATGCCGAACTGATCGCGCAGATCAGCGGGCGCCCGGTGAATGTGGTGGTCAACGGCGTGGATTGTGATTTCTACCAGCAAGTGCAACCTGCGGTGCACAGCCAGCGCCTGTTGTTCGTCGGCAATTTCGAATATGGCGCCAATCTGGAGGCCATCGAATGGGCACTGGACGACATCATGCCGAAGGTGTGGATGAGCAACCCGGCGGTGCGTCTGGCTATTGCCGGGCATGCCATGCCGGCCAACTGGAAACTTCACTGGAACGACCCACGCATTGAATGGTTCGGCTACCGCCCCGACCTGCGTGAACTGCAACGATGTTCAGCGTTATTCTTCGCCCCCCTGCGCTATGCAGGTGGCTCGAAGGTGAAAATCCTCGAAGCGATGGCCGCCGGCTTACCCGTGATCACCACCGACAAGGGCGTTTCAGGCCTGACCGTGAACAACGGCGAGCACTACCTGGGCAGTGACGACGGTGACCTGCTGGCACTGCTGATCACCCAACTGCTCAATCAGCCCTGGCGCATGAGCCAGTTGAGTGCTGCCGGGCGTCAGTTTGCCCGCCAGCGCCACGACTGGAGCGTGGCCGCCCAGCAACTGGAGAATGTGCACATACGCCTGACCCAGGCGGCACCGGCCGAGGCCGCGCCGCTGGACAGTGCCTGGCTGGGCCGCTCAGCCAAGTAG
- a CDS encoding molybdopterin molybdenumtransferase MoeA, whose product MTAVAEVSQARPLMPVEQALEQLLALAEAAPIGEIENLPLAEAEGRVLATDLVASLDLPPWPNSAMDGYALRLADWQGQPLPVSQRIFAGHAPQPLQPGTCARIFTGAPVPEGADCVEMQENTEVLEDGRVRFLETLRTEQNIRPQGQETRKGEQVMSAGTRLGPIELGLAATLGHGRLDVVRKVKVAVLSTGDELVEPGLPLGPGQIYNSNRRLLVSWLQRLGCEVVDAGILPDDLARTRTCLASLGDVDLILSTGGVSVGEADYLGAALREAGELALWKLAIKPGKPLTFGHFQGVPVIGLPGNPASTLVTFGLLTRPYLLRRQGVVDVTPLRFDMPAGFDWPKPGTRREYLRARIEQGRVRIYKNQSSGVLRSAAWAEGLVEVREGSTPKQGDSVPFIPFSELLG is encoded by the coding sequence GTGACAGCCGTGGCTGAGGTCAGCCAGGCCCGGCCGCTGATGCCGGTGGAACAGGCGCTGGAGCAACTGCTGGCGCTTGCCGAAGCTGCACCGATTGGCGAGATCGAAAACCTGCCGCTGGCCGAAGCCGAAGGCCGCGTGCTGGCCACCGACCTGGTGGCCTCGCTCGACCTGCCGCCTTGGCCGAACAGCGCCATGGACGGTTATGCCTTGCGCCTGGCTGACTGGCAGGGCCAGCCGCTGCCGGTCAGCCAGCGTATTTTCGCCGGCCATGCGCCCCAACCGCTGCAACCGGGTACCTGCGCACGGATCTTCACCGGTGCGCCTGTGCCGGAGGGGGCCGACTGCGTCGAGATGCAGGAAAACACCGAAGTACTCGAAGATGGCCGGGTGCGCTTTCTCGAAACGTTGCGCACCGAGCAGAACATACGGCCTCAAGGCCAGGAAACCCGCAAAGGCGAGCAGGTGATGAGCGCCGGCACCCGCCTCGGGCCGATCGAACTGGGCCTGGCGGCGACCTTGGGGCATGGCCGCCTGGACGTGGTACGCAAGGTGAAAGTGGCGGTGCTGTCGACCGGCGACGAACTGGTCGAGCCTGGCCTGCCGCTGGGGCCCGGGCAGATCTACAACAGCAACCGAAGGCTGCTGGTCAGCTGGTTGCAGCGGCTGGGTTGCGAAGTGGTCGATGCCGGCATCCTGCCGGATGACCTGGCGCGCACTCGCACCTGCCTGGCGTCACTGGGTGACGTAGACCTGATTCTGTCCACCGGAGGCGTCTCGGTGGGGGAAGCCGACTACCTCGGTGCTGCCCTGCGCGAGGCCGGCGAACTGGCGTTGTGGAAGCTGGCGATCAAACCGGGCAAGCCGCTGACCTTCGGCCACTTTCAGGGTGTGCCGGTGATCGGCCTGCCGGGCAACCCGGCCTCGACCTTGGTCACCTTTGGTCTGTTGACCAGGCCCTACCTGCTGCGTCGTCAGGGTGTAGTTGACGTGACGCCGCTGCGGTTCGACATGCCCGCTGGGTTTGACTGGCCCAAGCCGGGTACGCGCCGCGAATACCTGCGCGCGCGCATCGAACAGGGCCGAGTGCGCATCTACAAGAACCAGAGCTCGGGTGTGCTGCGCAGCGCAGCCTGGGCCGAGGGGTTGGTGGAAGTGCGTGAAGGCAGCACGCCGAAGCAGGGCGACAGCGTGCCATTCATTCCCTTCAGCGAGCTACTTGGCTGA
- the moaB gene encoding molybdenum cofactor biosynthesis protein B: MKAKADTPFVALNIAVLTVSDTRTLDTDTSGQMFVDRLSAAGHRLAERVLLKDDLYKIRAQVATWIADDSVQVVLITGGTGFTGRDSTPEAVACLLDKQVDGFGELFRQISVADIGTSTVQSRALAGLANGTLVCCLPGSTNAVRTGWDGILAEQLDARHRPCNFVPHLKQAAACDSRG, from the coding sequence ATGAAAGCCAAGGCAGATACCCCCTTCGTGGCGCTGAACATCGCCGTGCTCACGGTCAGCGACACCCGTACCCTCGACACTGACACCTCTGGCCAGATGTTCGTCGACCGCCTGAGCGCCGCCGGTCATCGCCTTGCCGAGCGTGTGCTGCTCAAGGATGACCTGTACAAGATCCGAGCCCAGGTAGCCACATGGATCGCCGATGACAGCGTGCAAGTGGTGCTGATTACGGGCGGTACCGGGTTTACTGGCCGCGACAGCACCCCCGAGGCGGTGGCCTGCCTGCTGGACAAGCAAGTGGACGGTTTTGGCGAGCTGTTCCGGCAGATTTCAGTGGCCGACATTGGCACCTCCACCGTGCAGTCGCGTGCCCTGGCCGGGCTGGCCAACGGCACTCTGGTGTGCTGCCTGCCGGGCTCGACCAACGCTGTGCGCACCGGTTGGGATGGCATCCTGGCCGAGCAGCTTGATGCCCGTCATCGTCCGTGCAACTTCGTGCCGCACCTGAAGCAGGCAGCGGCCTGTGACAGCCGTGGCTGA
- a CDS encoding YgdI/YgdR family lipoprotein, with amino-acid sequence MIKRTLPAFLLALGLGALAGCSTPTVITLNDGREIQATDKPSYDEDSGFYEFEQLDGKRTRLNKDQIRTVKEL; translated from the coding sequence ATGATCAAACGGACCCTACCCGCCTTCCTGCTCGCCTTGGGCTTGGGCGCCCTCGCCGGCTGCTCGACTCCAACCGTCATTACCCTGAACGATGGCCGGGAGATCCAGGCAACCGACAAACCGTCCTACGACGAAGACTCTGGCTTCTATGAATTCGAGCAACTCGACGGCAAGCGCACGCGCTTGAACAAGGACCAGATCCGCACCGTCAAAGAGCTCTGA
- a CDS encoding HAMP domain-containing protein: MLRKSLRVQILSLLGGSVLAMLLIALVCFQFLSSSVRGYAELVDGPLRASQLIDEANLQFKIQVQEWKNVLLRGRQPAEMDKYWQQFQAREQQVQQLLGQLIDNSDATLKASLQQLRDSHRQLGQAYAQGRQAFLAAGGDPGAGDRAVKGVDRAASEQMSELVEQLRADARQRADSINASAERTVWLGLLVMLASAVLVGLLSLWLVNRSLIEPIRQLIEYVAQLSQGCFAARVESRREDELGRLARAANTLRDFLADTVGRLQDNAQELEGASGQLRNIAGDMARGTHDQFQRTDQVATAMHEMSATAQEVARHAAEAARAADDADHSAQAGEQVMQQTIDIIGLVNREIAGTASVIRDLEHDSTRIGKVLEVIRGIAEQTNLLALNAAIEAARAGEAGRGFAVVADEVRSLAQRTAASIAEIHQIIEAVQSGAVEAVKAIESGQQRSQEGAEQVEQAGQMLQRITLAVEAIRDMNRQIATAAEEQTSVAEDISRNLIEITRIATANQEAVQHTEQAGQRLHGLSGQLGEVTSRLSA, encoded by the coding sequence ATGTTGCGTAAATCCCTCAGAGTGCAAATTCTTTCGCTGCTCGGCGGCAGTGTGCTGGCGATGCTGCTGATCGCCCTGGTGTGTTTCCAGTTCCTGTCGTCCAGCGTGCGTGGCTACGCCGAGCTGGTCGACGGGCCGCTGCGGGCCTCGCAATTGATTGACGAAGCCAACCTGCAGTTCAAGATACAGGTGCAGGAATGGAAAAACGTGCTACTGCGCGGGCGCCAGCCAGCGGAGATGGACAAGTACTGGCAGCAGTTCCAGGCCCGCGAACAGCAAGTACAACAACTGCTCGGGCAATTGATCGACAATAGCGATGCCACGCTCAAGGCGTCGCTGCAGCAATTGCGCGACAGCCACCGCCAGTTGGGCCAGGCCTATGCGCAAGGCCGCCAGGCCTTCCTTGCGGCAGGCGGCGATCCGGGAGCGGGAGACCGGGCGGTCAAAGGCGTGGATCGTGCCGCCAGTGAGCAGATGAGCGAACTGGTCGAGCAGCTGCGCGCCGATGCCCGTCAGCGTGCAGACAGCATCAATGCCAGTGCCGAGCGCACGGTATGGTTGGGCCTGCTGGTGATGCTGGCTTCTGCGGTGCTGGTGGGGCTGCTCAGCCTGTGGCTGGTCAACCGTAGCCTGATCGAGCCGATCCGTCAGTTGATCGAGTACGTCGCGCAGCTCAGCCAGGGCTGCTTTGCTGCCAGGGTCGAAAGCCGTCGGGAGGATGAGTTGGGGCGCCTGGCGCGGGCAGCCAACACCCTGCGTGACTTCCTTGCCGACACCGTCGGCCGGCTGCAGGACAACGCTCAGGAGCTGGAAGGTGCCAGCGGCCAGTTGCGCAATATTGCCGGTGACATGGCCCGCGGTACTCATGACCAGTTCCAGCGTACCGACCAGGTGGCCACGGCCATGCACGAAATGTCCGCCACTGCCCAAGAGGTCGCTCGCCACGCCGCCGAGGCTGCCCGTGCGGCCGATGACGCCGACCACAGCGCCCAGGCGGGCGAGCAGGTGATGCAGCAGACCATCGACATCATCGGGTTGGTCAACCGCGAAATTGCCGGCACGGCGTCGGTAATTCGCGATCTGGAGCATGACAGCACACGTATAGGCAAAGTGCTGGAAGTGATCCGTGGCATTGCTGAACAGACCAACCTGCTGGCGCTTAACGCAGCCATCGAAGCAGCCCGTGCTGGCGAAGCCGGGCGTGGTTTTGCGGTAGTCGCTGATGAAGTGCGTAGCCTGGCCCAGCGCACGGCAGCGTCGATTGCAGAGATTCACCAGATCATCGAAGCGGTACAGTCGGGGGCTGTGGAGGCGGTCAAGGCCATCGAAAGCGGCCAGCAACGTAGCCAGGAAGGGGCTGAGCAGGTCGAGCAGGCCGGGCAGATGCTGCAACGCATTACCCTGGCGGTGGAGGCGATCCGCGACATGAACCGGCAGATCGCCACGGCGGCAGAGGAGCAGACCAGCGTAGCCGAAGATATCTCGCGCAACCTGATCGAAATTACCCGCATTGCCACAGCCAATCAGGAAGCGGTGCAGCATACGGAGCAGGCGGGGCAGCGCCTGCATGGTTTGTCAGGGCAGTTGGGCGAAGTCACCTCCCGCCTGAGCGCTTGA
- a CDS encoding ATP-binding cassette domain-containing protein, with the protein MPESVSPRQRRALRLAWQFVRPYRRQVLLALLALVVTAGITLSMGQGIRLLVDQGFMTRSAHQLNQTIGLFLLLVLALAVGTFSRFYLVSWIGERCVADIRRAVFDHLIGLHPGFFEDNRSSEIQSRLTADTTLLQSVIGSSLSMFLRNALMVIGGVALLFITNPKLTSIVVVTLPLVLAPILLFGRRVRSLSRQSQDRVADVGSYVAETLGQIKTVQAYNHQAHDRELFADTVEAAFTVARKRIAQRAWLITLVIVLVLGAVGVMLWVGGMDVIAGRISAGELAAFVFYSLIVGSAFGTLSEVIGELQRAAGAAERIAELLAARSAILPPAVAQVLPQQRASGRIELQQVVFAYPSRPTVAAVDGLSLTIEPGQTVALVGPSGAGKSTLFDLLLRFYDPQQGRILLDGQPVTELDPDQLRRQFALVAQNPSLFRGTVEANIRYGRPEATLAEVEAAARGAHADEFIRQLPQGYQTQLGEGGIGLSGGQRQRLAIARALLVDAPILLLDEATSALDAQSEYLIQQALPRLMAGRTTLVIAHRLATVQHAERIAVIDQGRLVAVGTHRQLIEDSPLYARLAALQFTTG; encoded by the coding sequence ATGCCCGAATCGGTTTCCCCGCGCCAACGCCGCGCCTTGCGCCTGGCTTGGCAGTTCGTTCGCCCTTATCGCCGGCAGGTGCTGCTGGCATTGCTGGCGCTGGTAGTCACAGCTGGCATCACCCTGTCGATGGGCCAAGGCATCCGCCTGCTGGTGGATCAAGGTTTCATGACCCGCTCCGCGCACCAGCTCAATCAGACCATCGGGCTGTTCCTGCTGCTGGTGCTGGCGCTGGCGGTGGGTACCTTCAGCCGTTTTTACCTGGTGTCGTGGATTGGCGAGCGCTGTGTGGCCGATATCCGTCGTGCCGTCTTCGACCACCTGATCGGCCTGCACCCAGGTTTTTTCGAAGACAACCGCAGCTCCGAGATCCAGTCGCGGCTGACAGCGGACACCACCTTGCTGCAATCCGTGATCGGTTCATCGCTGTCGATGTTCCTGCGCAACGCGCTGATGGTCATTGGTGGTGTGGCATTGCTGTTCATTACCAACCCCAAGCTCACCAGCATCGTGGTGGTAACGTTGCCGCTGGTGCTGGCACCGATCCTGTTGTTCGGCCGTCGGGTGCGTAGCCTGTCGCGGCAGAGCCAGGACAGGGTCGCGGATGTGGGCAGCTACGTGGCTGAGACGCTGGGGCAGATCAAGACCGTGCAGGCCTACAACCACCAGGCGCACGACCGCGAACTGTTCGCCGATACGGTCGAAGCAGCATTCACGGTTGCCCGCAAGCGGATTGCCCAGCGTGCCTGGCTGATTACCCTGGTGATCGTGTTGGTGTTGGGGGCGGTGGGGGTGATGCTGTGGGTCGGCGGCATGGATGTGATCGCCGGGCGCATATCCGCAGGCGAGCTGGCTGCATTCGTGTTCTACAGCCTGATCGTCGGCAGCGCCTTCGGTACCCTCAGTGAGGTGATCGGCGAACTGCAGCGGGCCGCGGGTGCTGCCGAGCGCATTGCCGAATTGTTGGCCGCGCGAAGTGCCATCCTGCCGCCTGCCGTGGCGCAGGTGCTGCCACAGCAGCGGGCCAGTGGGCGTATCGAGTTGCAGCAGGTGGTGTTTGCTTATCCTTCACGGCCCACAGTGGCGGCTGTTGACGGCCTGAGCCTGACCATCGAGCCTGGGCAGACCGTCGCCCTGGTAGGCCCTTCCGGGGCAGGCAAGTCGACCCTGTTCGATTTGTTGCTGCGCTTTTACGACCCTCAGCAAGGCCGCATCCTGCTTGATGGCCAGCCGGTTACCGAGCTTGATCCCGACCAGCTGCGCCGGCAGTTCGCCCTGGTGGCGCAGAACCCCTCGTTGTTCCGTGGCACGGTGGAGGCCAACATTCGGTATGGCCGGCCCGAGGCGACCTTGGCTGAAGTCGAAGCAGCAGCCCGCGGCGCCCATGCCGACGAATTCATACGGCAATTGCCCCAAGGCTACCAGACACAACTGGGGGAGGGCGGCATAGGCCTTTCCGGCGGGCAGCGTCAGCGCTTGGCGATCGCCCGGGCCTTGCTGGTCGATGCGCCGATCCTGTTGCTGGACGAAGCCACCAGTGCCCTCGATGCACAAAGCGAATACTTGATCCAGCAAGCGCTGCCCAGGTTGATGGCCGGCCGTACCACGCTGGTGATCGCCCATCGCCTGGCCACAGTGCAGCACGCCGAGCGCATCGCGGTCATCGACCAGGGTCGGCTGGTGGCGGTGGGCACCCACCGTCAGTTGATCGAGGACAGCCCGCTGTATGCACGGCTGGCAGCGCTGCAGTTCACCACCGGTTAG
- the pdxB gene encoding 4-phosphoerythronate dehydrogenase PdxB, which yields MLIVADENIPLLDAFFQGFGEIRRYPGRSLDAASVKDADILLVRSVTKVDRQLLEGSRVRFVGTCTIGTDHLDLDYFAEAGIRWSSAPGCNARGVVDYVLGSLLTLAELDGVALPERVYGVVGAGEVGGRLVRVLHGLGWKVLVCDPLRQAAEGGDYVSLETILQQCDVISLHTPLQRGGEYPTWHLLGQAQLAQLRPGAWLVNASRGPVVDNVALRELLLDREDVHAVLDVWEGEPQVDLQLADLCTLATPHIAGYSLDGRQRGTAQIYQALCRFLGVDEQVRLGELLPRPPLAQIDLDASTDLSWALATLCRAVYDPRRDDADFRRSLSDDPQQQRAAFDQLRKQYPPRREIEGLAVRLHGEAPQLAQLVSALGGVLV from the coding sequence ATGCTGATAGTTGCCGACGAGAACATCCCGCTGCTCGATGCCTTCTTCCAGGGGTTCGGTGAAATTCGCCGCTACCCCGGCCGAAGCCTCGATGCTGCCAGCGTCAAGGACGCCGATATCCTGCTGGTACGCTCGGTGACCAAGGTCGACCGTCAGTTGCTCGAAGGCAGCCGTGTACGCTTTGTCGGCACTTGCACCATTGGTACTGATCATCTGGACCTGGACTACTTTGCAGAGGCCGGTATCCGCTGGAGCAGCGCGCCTGGCTGTAACGCCCGCGGCGTGGTCGATTACGTGCTGGGCAGCCTGCTGACTCTGGCCGAGCTGGATGGCGTGGCATTGCCTGAGCGCGTGTATGGCGTTGTGGGCGCGGGTGAAGTGGGTGGCCGTCTGGTGCGGGTGCTGCACGGCCTGGGCTGGAAGGTGCTGGTGTGCGACCCGTTGCGTCAGGCCGCCGAGGGCGGCGACTACGTCAGCCTCGAAACCATCCTGCAGCAGTGCGATGTGATCAGCTTGCATACCCCATTGCAACGCGGCGGCGAGTACCCGACCTGGCACCTGCTGGGGCAGGCGCAGCTGGCACAGTTGCGCCCAGGTGCCTGGCTGGTAAACGCCAGCCGTGGCCCGGTGGTGGATAATGTGGCCCTGCGCGAGCTGCTGCTGGACCGAGAAGACGTGCACGCAGTGCTGGATGTGTGGGAAGGGGAGCCGCAGGTCGACCTGCAGTTGGCCGACCTGTGCACACTGGCTACGCCGCACATTGCCGGCTATAGCCTCGATGGTCGCCAGCGTGGTACGGCGCAGATCTACCAGGCGCTGTGCCGCTTCCTGGGTGTGGACGAGCAGGTGCGACTGGGCGAGCTGCTGCCAAGGCCACCGTTGGCGCAGATCGATCTGGATGCCAGCACCGACCTGTCCTGGGCCTTGGCCACCCTGTGTCGCGCCGTGTATGACCCGCGCCGCGATGATGCCGATTTCCGCCGTAGCCTGAGCGATGATCCGCAGCAACAGCGAGCGGCGTTCGACCAGTTGCGCAAGCAATACCCGCCAAGGCGCGAGATCGAGGGGCTGGCCGTGCGCTTGCACGGGGAGGCGCCGCAGTTGGCGCAGTTGGTCAGTGCCCTGGGTGGGGTGTTGGTCTAA
- the tusA gene encoding sulfurtransferase TusA translates to MTDFTPDAILDATGLNCPEPVMMLHQHVRNLAAGGLLKVIATDPSTRRDIPKFCNFLGHELLQQQEDAGTFLYWIRKKAD, encoded by the coding sequence ATGACCGATTTCACCCCCGACGCCATCCTCGATGCCACCGGCCTGAACTGCCCGGAACCGGTGATGATGCTGCACCAGCACGTACGCAACCTGGCCGCCGGCGGCCTGCTCAAGGTCATCGCCACTGACCCGTCGACCCGCCGCGACATCCCCAAGTTCTGCAACTTCCTCGGCCACGAGCTGCTGCAGCAGCAAGAGGACGCCGGCACTTTCCTGTACTGGATCCGCAAGAAAGCCGACTGA
- the rlmM gene encoding 23S rRNA (cytidine(2498)-2'-O)-methyltransferase RlmM, protein MNTLFMHCRPGFEGEVCAEISEHAARLGVAGYAKGKPQSASAEFVCSEEGGAERLMGELRFNQLIFPRQWARGGYVELPESDRISVLLAQLANFPVFGSLWLEVLDSNEGKELSTFCRKFEVPLRKALEKAGRLVDDPGRPRLLLTFISGRRVFVGVASASNSALWPMGIPRLKFPREAPSRSTLKLEEAWHQFIPREQWEQRLGDDMTGVDLGASPGGWTYQLVRRGMLVTAIDNGPMAESLMDTGLVQHLMADGFTWQPKQPVDWMVCDIVEKPARTTSLIETWLGEGLCREAVVNLKLPMKQRYAEVRRLLDRMEATFKARKIKVSIACKQLYHDREEVTCHLRRLDLKPR, encoded by the coding sequence ATGAATACCCTGTTCATGCATTGCCGGCCCGGTTTCGAGGGCGAGGTTTGCGCCGAGATCAGCGAACATGCCGCCCGCCTGGGTGTTGCCGGCTATGCCAAAGGCAAGCCGCAAAGTGCCAGTGCCGAGTTTGTCTGTAGCGAGGAGGGCGGTGCCGAGCGCTTGATGGGGGAACTGCGTTTCAACCAGCTGATTTTCCCGCGGCAGTGGGCACGTGGCGGTTACGTCGAACTGCCGGAAAGTGACCGCATCAGTGTGCTGCTGGCACAGTTGGCCAACTTCCCGGTGTTCGGCAGCCTTTGGCTGGAGGTGCTGGACAGCAACGAAGGCAAGGAATTGTCCACCTTTTGCCGAAAGTTCGAAGTGCCGTTGCGCAAGGCCCTGGAGAAGGCCGGCCGCCTGGTCGATGACCCTGGCCGCCCACGTTTGCTACTGACCTTCATCAGCGGCCGGCGGGTATTTGTCGGCGTTGCATCGGCCAGCAACAGCGCCTTGTGGCCCATGGGCATCCCGCGCCTGAAGTTCCCTCGCGAGGCGCCCAGCCGTTCGACACTCAAGCTGGAAGAAGCCTGGCACCAGTTCATTCCGCGTGAGCAGTGGGAGCAGCGCCTGGGTGATGACATGACCGGCGTCGACCTGGGAGCCTCGCCGGGTGGCTGGACCTACCAGCTGGTGCGCCGCGGCATGCTGGTGACAGCCATCGACAACGGGCCGATGGCCGAAAGCCTGATGGACACCGGCCTGGTCCAGCACTTGATGGCCGATGGGTTTACCTGGCAGCCGAAGCAGCCGGTAGACTGGATGGTGTGCGATATCGTCGAGAAGCCGGCGCGTACCACCTCGCTGATCGAAACCTGGCTGGGTGAAGGGCTGTGCCGCGAGGCAGTGGTCAACCTGAAGTTGCCGATGAAGCAGCGTTATGCCGAAGTACGGCGCTTGCTCGATCGTATGGAGGCGACATTCAAGGCACGCAAGATCAAGGTGTCGATCGCCTGCAAGCAGCTGTACCACGACCGCGAGGAAGTGACTTGCCACCTGAGGCGGCTCGATTTGAAACCGCGCTGA